GGAAGATGGTGAGATAATTCGCATTCGCGATGAAGCTGGTCCTCCTCCTTGGGCTGGCGGACCGCACAGACGCGATCGCGATTGATATTTTTTAACATCGAAAAACATCAGAAAAAGACCTCTGGCTGCCGTTGTTTTCATTCAAAGGAGATTTTCGGGCGGATTGTACCATGAGCCAGGGGTCTTCATAAATTTTCGAGATGCGTATCTTAAGAATGTGGCAGTTTCGGCACCAATTTCTGATAAGCTCAAAGAGGCGTTTAACAAGTCATTAAGGGAAGCCGATTTATGGCAGGGTCAAATCAAACTCCTTATTTGCTCAGAGCGGCGCGTGGCGAGACACTCAGCCGTCCTCCCGTGTGGATGATGCGTCAGGCAGGGCGGTATATGAAAAGCTATCGGGAATTGCGTCAGAAATATCCATCGTTTCGCGAACGTTCGGAAAACGTAGATTTGGCGGTGGAAATCTCCTTGCAGCCGTTTCATGCTTTTCATCCGGATGGCGTAATTTTATTTTCCGATATTCTAACGCCGCTACCTGGTGTTGGTATTTCTTTTGATATTGTAGAAAACAAAGGACCGGTCATCGACCCCCCCATTCGCACGCAAGAACAAATCCAGAACCTCCACGAACTGGATCCAGAAGCTTCGTTGCCGTTTGTGGGGAAAATTCTGAAAACGCTACGTCAGGAAGTTAGCGATCGCGCGGCGGTTTTAGGCTTTGTGGGTGCTCCTTGGACCCTGGCTGCCTATGCCATTGAAGGCAAAACGTCTAAAGATTATCGTACCATTAAAAGTATGGCTTTTAGCGAACCAGATGTTTTGCACAAGTTTTTGGGCAAACTTGCCGATGCGATCGCGATTTACGTTCGCTATCAAATTGACTCTGGTGCCCAAATGGTGCAACTGTTCGACTCTTGGGCAGGTCAGCTAAGTCCACAAGACTACGAAACCTTTGCCCTTCCCTACCAGCAACGGGTCGTCCAACAAGTCAAAGCCACCCACCCCGACACCCCCTTAATTCTTTATATTAACAACAGCGCTGGCTTGCTAGAACGCATGGCCAAAACCGGCGTGGATATTATCAGTTTGGATTGGACTGTGGATATGGCAGAAGCCAGACAGCGATTGGGAAATATGACCGTACAAGGCAACATCGATCCTTGCGTGTTGTTTGGCACCCAGGATACCATTCGCGATCGCATGTTGGAAACCATCCGCAAAGCCGGCAAAAACGGTCACATCCTCAACTTGGGTCACGGCGTTTTACCCCCCACGCCAGAGGAAAACGTCGCCTTTTTCTTTGAAACCGCCAAGCAAGCCGACCAATTGTTGGGTTGGTAGTTGCTGTAGAATATGAACATACCGAGTGTGGGAGAAGCATAATCCCTTATCTCCTCCCCCTCCTCCCCCTCCTCCCCCTCCTCCCCCTCTTCACAATCTCCCCATCCCAGACCAACGAATCTACCATGAAAACCGTCTTCATCACAGGTGCCAGTGGCTGTATCGGTCACTATATTGTACAAACGCTCTTACGCGAGAGCGACTTTCACCTGTACTTATTGGTTCGCAATCCCGACAAACTGCAATTTTCTTGGCAAAATAATTCTCGAATTAGCCTTTTGCAGGGCGATTTACGGAATATCGATCGCTTTTCTGATGTACTGGCAACGGTTGATGTGGCGGTTTTGGTGGCAACCGTGTGGGGAGGGGTTCGCGAAACTTACGATATCAATGTGGTGAAAACCATGCGATTGCTGGAACTGTTAGACCCGCAAGTTTGCCAGCAAGTCATTTATTTTTCCACTGCCAGCGTTTTGGACCATCACCACCAACCTTTGAAAGCGGCAGGAGAGTATGGGACAGAATACATTCGTTCTAAATATACTTGCTTGCAACAT
The window above is part of the Geitlerinema sp. PCC 9228 genome. Proteins encoded here:
- the hemE gene encoding uroporphyrinogen decarboxylase → MAGSNQTPYLLRAARGETLSRPPVWMMRQAGRYMKSYRELRQKYPSFRERSENVDLAVEISLQPFHAFHPDGVILFSDILTPLPGVGISFDIVENKGPVIDPPIRTQEQIQNLHELDPEASLPFVGKILKTLRQEVSDRAAVLGFVGAPWTLAAYAIEGKTSKDYRTIKSMAFSEPDVLHKFLGKLADAIAIYVRYQIDSGAQMVQLFDSWAGQLSPQDYETFALPYQQRVVQQVKATHPDTPLILYINNSAGLLERMAKTGVDIISLDWTVDMAEARQRLGNMTVQGNIDPCVLFGTQDTIRDRMLETIRKAGKNGHILNLGHGVLPPTPEENVAFFFETAKQADQLLGW